A stretch of Lactuca sativa cultivar Salinas chromosome 6, Lsat_Salinas_v11, whole genome shotgun sequence DNA encodes these proteins:
- the LOC111908911 gene encoding uncharacterized protein LOC111908911, with amino-acid sequence MSSTTTTSGSMPSSTTTSTYPPKAAPPKPSHPPHGPAYPPKSSPPKPSHPPHGPAYPPKGPKPPTPSGPASPPKGSKPPTPGGPASPPKGPKPPTPGGPASPPKGSKPPTPGGPASPPKGPKPPTPGGPAYPPKPATPGGPGKPPKPSTPGSWPPEGQPPLPSYPPVPPPQPFNAVPPSGNILTPPTPPGGGGGKDHTVVIAVCASLGGVFFLAFLAAGLFCLAKRKKKPILVPAAAPYGHGGGEGHGHGHEGGAGGGGGGGEHSSYGQH; translated from the exons AtgtcctccaccaccaccacctccggtTCCAtgccctcctccaccaccacctcca CTTACCCTCCTAAAGCTGCACCACCAAAACCTTCCCACCCGCCACATGGTCCAGCTTACCCTCCTAAATCGTCACCACCAAAACCCTCCCACCCACCACATGGTCCAGCTTACCCGCCGAAGGGTCCAAAGCCACCAACACCAAGCGGACCAGCTAGTCCACCCAAAGGGTCGAAACCACCAACCCCTGGTGGACCGGCTAGTCCACCAAAAGGACCAAAACCACCAACTCCCGGTGGACCGGCTAGTCCACccaaaggatcgaaaccaccgaCCCCTGGCGGACCAGCTAGTCCACCAAAAGGTCCGAAACCACCGACGCCAGGTGGTCCGGCGTATCCACCAAAACCAGCAACACCTGGTGGACCTGGAAAACCACCAAAGCCAAGTACTCCGGGAAGCTGGCCTCCTGAAGGACAACCTCCTCTACCTTCATATCCACCCGTCCCACCTCCACAGCCTTTCAATGCTGTTCCCCCGTCTGGCAACATCCTAACACCACCAACACCGCCAGGCGGTGGTGGAGGCAAAGACCACACTGTCGTCATTGCAGTGTGTGCATCGCTAGGTGGTGTGTTTTTCCTAGCATTCTTGGCAGCTGGACTATTCTGTTTGGCGAAGAGAAAGAAGAAGCCAATCTTGGTTCCAGCAGCTGCTCCATATGGTCATGGCGGCGGAGAGGGACATGGTCATGGTCACGAAGGAGGAGCCGGCGGCGGCGGAGGTGGTGGTGAACACTCAAGCTACGGGCAGCACTAG